The segment ttacatgtacattataaatgCAGTCATATACTGCATACACTGGGTGGACAAAATATGAAAGATAATCATCTGTGTTCTTCATCTACTCTTTCACTCATTTTTCATGACTTCATCTGAACTACCTGTATTCAGTTTATCATGTAGTGTCTGAAAACTAGTTCAACTATCAAATAGGGCAGGAACTGAGGGAGGGAGGCATGGTCTTGACAGATTTTTCTGTGTATAAATTGCTTCATCTGGCATCTAGCAGACAACCTACCATACTGACAAGTGCATAGTTAAGATATCAAGCAAAGGACATCTTAAGATCCATGAGGTTTGAAACATTTCAAAAGCCATGCActtaattaaggtggtatgggaaacctccatgttgtgatgtactatttattgaaataaacaataaaataaagtgtaatttcATTGAtagtttctttccaaaaattgttacctaacagcgtagcgcagtgggttagagagTTCACTACAAATCTTCAAGACATAAGTTTGAATCCTGCgggggattttaaaatttttacctttaagtttcacaaatttttaaaacaaattttttggttataaactacatgtattgtaaaatttgaaaattctaaactcgTGAGGGTATCTTAATTATAATGTagtttaatccacattaatctTGACatatgtcccataccaccttaatgaaTGTAATGTAAAAGGAAGCATTATAAATTCGAATAGAATTCTAAATTATACATGGATGAACACATAAGattgaaatcaaataatttcattgcTTTATGTTCTTGAACAGAATGAATGTTATCCCCTTATAAAATAGGAAAGCACCAAAAATGTATAAACTATTGCACTTTGATcatataatttcaaataaacaggCTGTGTACAAATATACTAACAGACTACATGTACTGAAaaatagcaaattaaaaaaaaccctgttaaattcaacaaatactccatattttaaaaatgtagcaaaataaaaattatcaagaATTAAACACATGTAGATGTGTAAAGGCAAGTTCATGAGAATTCTTAAGCAAGCTGTTGGCTAGGATCACCAGCAGTAATTCGTCGTTGGTTTGGAGTGATGCGTCtcattgtaaaataattgaCTACTTGCTGTGGAACTTCCGCCAAGACTTGTCGGGCCAAATCTGCTCCAGCAAACTgtcaaaatcaaagaaaaaaatcagtgaTGGACATGGTCCTAACATACCagtaaaatacatatatcaaTACTTTAAAAGGCCTTCAGTACCTGATAATTCTAGATCAGAGTActgctggtacatgtataaaatacagaattattttaaaatttcatcaatgGCCCAGGCACAGAGAGGCATGAAAGAGTTACCAGGTACAATTGTAGACTtgcattatgataaaataattgcTGTAGTAATTACAGCAATCATTTTTCCCTATCTTTTACAAattgcattcagttttttgatgtacattaaaattaataggtaCACatggaataatttttaaagatacaaaACAGGTCATACATATccctttataaaaattaaacttattttaaGCTTGTCAGAACTTGACTTTTACTTCAACCATGCAAAAGTCCAAAGTTTTGTAAGAATAGCTCTTCTATTGGTGTACAGGTAGCATACTAAGTCCcccaaaaatattatttttaggttttttccacaccaaaaattaaaaatatgtagcGAAAGACTGTCTTACTGCAAGATTTGCAAAGGGGAATACCAGTAACTCAgtttattcaaaatgtaaaattgagCTAAAATAGccataataatttattttgggGGTACGTtgcatgcatatatttacaCTATGAACTAAAACTCGAGACTTCTAGagacaaacttttataattaaatactagtatcctttatatcaacaaaaacaatattctTACTGCAGAAGACTGATAATCCCTAAAGGGCACAAACTGGACGATGTCCCTCAGAGCTGGTCTGCCGTTGGCCCCCTTCAGGACTCCATTATCCCCGTCCAGGAAGTTCATGTCACTGAAGTCTGCCTCCCCCACCCCCACAATAATGAGGGACATGGGCAGACCCGAGGCATAGACAATGGCGTCCCGAGTCTGGTCCATGTCTGTGATGATGCCATCAGTCAGAAGAAGCAGCACATAGTAGGCCTGCAATAAACAcactacatgtaagtacatgtgtatatgtatCCATATATTAAATTTGAGTTGAATGTGTGCAACTGTTGCTGagataatgaatgaaaatttaatgatgAAAGAAAAACGGAACATGGTAACACTATAAGCCCCCGGCCATTTTATGGaatgggggttcaaaatataaaatttgaatattttcagcTCAAATTAGGACCATGCCCATTTAACAACCTAGGGAAAGAATACAAACATGTGCTCCTTTTTCAGCCTCTTCTTTCTGGGCCTGCTCAGCAAACCTGGCCACATGGTAGATGATGGGAGCCACATTGGTGGGACCCCATAGTTGTACATTCTGAATTGCATACTTGTAAGCCTCAACCACACCATTTATTCCtggagaaaaagaaaattccCTATAATTACACGTACACATAAATTTCAAAACTTGATAACATCATTTTgaatatactgtaaacgtacaaCATTTGACTGTGTATTCTACTTAGCCCCTTTGGTGAAATGCGACTTCcactaaatcaagtacatcactaaatgccatgcatatatgtataagaatagtcacattcaggaataggCTAATTAAAATCCATGccaacttttcaaaaactaatatTCTGAATCACTAAACATCATACACaccaaaaataatacatttacaataatCAGAACTTATGGAGTACCTGCACAATATGGATTTGCTGGGTTGAAATTTAAAGCAAACTCCATTGAAATATTTCCATCTGGAAGCTTTGCTCCAAAGCCCAATGCTGGGAAAAGTTTGTCACTATAGATGAAAATATACTGGTAATTCATttgtgtaaataaaatcaatgatcTCTATCAAATCATTTCTTCTGTTTAATTCAAAATACTGAGCTGCTATCCTTGACTTAATAAATGGAGCACAGATACATTTATCAGTTGCTGACCTTTCTacatattattcataatttttcatatgaatTTCACATTTGCCGAAAGTGAAAAACCAGACGACCTTATTTTCTCACGTGTCATATTCCTGGCAGACTGATCCTACAGCCTGGATGGCATGCATATACTGGTTCGGCCTTTGACCCGAGGGATCAATGTAATGAAGAGAATCTGGTCTGGAGGGTTCGCCATTAGATCCCGTAAAATCGACACCTACCtacaaaatgatatatttcCATATTATCCAGAATCTGATGAGATTATGTAGCTAAATTCATCAATATTCaagccaaaattttaaaaatcttctttaaattGTCACAAAGATGCACTTGCTGTGAAATTTATCTGCATGCCTCCATAAATGAACTCCAAAAAGTTTGGTTGTCTGAAAatctaaaagaaaaagaaagagatCGAGTAACTGTGTTGACATTTTCTAATAATATTGTAGTAATTGTATTATAGATAtgctataaatgaaatattataataaaatgtacCTGTTTCATGTGTTAGTCTATTTACAGGTAATTGTACTTCTACTAAATGTGAATGAAAATAAGTGTATATATTAAGTGTATTTACCCTGACTTCTGTCATGTGAGCCACTCCAGAGTTTGTTTTGCTTTTCTTGTAGCTCTTTTTTGGATTGATAAATGGAAATTGtagctgaaaataaaaaacacagCAAGAGTACAGAAAATGAGCTTAATACACCAAGAATCCAGAGGAAGAGCGATTGATTAATACTGTACAtaactgtatacagggaaatattcacacccgttttattttcaccccttttACCCTAGTTGTTATTGGCCAAATTTAAGACTGAGTAAAGTGTTACAAGACAGAGTTATCTCTATTAGCAAGGCTGTGTCTGTGTGAAGTTAAGACAGGGCAaaagtgtagaagggcaaaattaacacggggcgaaaatattcctgatttcttttgtttattattcaacaatacATGGCTcacataaaattcattattcaaaACATGCAAATACCTCTTTTCCAGTTGCTGCAGCTTGCTCCAATTCTGCAATAGTAGTTGTAAAGGAGCCA is part of the Magallana gigas chromosome 3, xbMagGiga1.1, whole genome shotgun sequence genome and harbors:
- the LOC105324811 gene encoding copine-3; this translates as MSQPSRSGPVSKVELRVECTGLKKKDEFSKSDPCAVLYMQQRGTNSWSEMGRTEQIKNNHNPKFVTPFTVDYFFEEIQKVKIEVYDLDNATSKLTDDDFLGKVECNLAQIVSRNPFSAPLEKTDGKPIGGSLIYVRSEEVREGGEMVFLHIGATKVDNKDFMGKSDPFLEISRQASDGSWQVVHRTEVCKNTLNPVWRPFQVAVQALCGGNKTQQIQFSCSDHDSDGSHDLIGSFTTTIAELEQAAATGKELQFPFINPKKSYKKSKTNSGVAHMTEVRIFRQPNFLEFIYGGMQINFTVGVDFTGSNGEPSRPDSLHYIDPSGQRPNQYMHAIQAVGSVCQEYDTDKLFPALGFGAKLPDGNISMEFALNFNPANPYCAGINGVVEAYKYAIQNVQLWGPTNVAPIIYHVARFAEQAQKEEAEKGAHAYYVLLLLTDGIITDMDQTRDAIVYASGLPMSLIIVGVGEADFSDMNFLDGDNGVLKGANGRPALRDIVQFVPFRDYQSSAFAGADLARQVLAEVPQQVVNYFTMRRITPNQRRITAGDPSQQLA